The following are encoded in a window of Pseudalgibacter alginicilyticus genomic DNA:
- a CDS encoding peptidyl-prolyl cis-trans isomerase — protein MKNHIFLVLLVVVVNSCDFYKETDDRVPVARVNDSYLYQDDLIKLVSESTTKEDSTLMVQSFINRWATQQLLVDGALLNLSETKQAEFSKLVEQYKNDLYTKAYIEALVKKNLDTAVNKEEAEAYYEQNKEVFKLNEELIKLRYVHVDENIIDFQDIKTRFQRFNNADKKQLDSIAIQFKSYSLNDSIWVKVSQVITKIPAVTIENKNELLKKSNFIQLKDSLGVYLMQINDVLLRQDTAPLEYVKPTINQIVINKRKLELIRELEKDITKDAIKNKQFEIYN, from the coding sequence ATTAAAAATCATATATTTTTAGTTCTTTTAGTAGTCGTTGTAAATTCTTGTGATTTTTATAAAGAGACTGACGACCGTGTTCCTGTAGCACGTGTAAATGATTCTTATTTATATCAAGATGATTTAATAAAATTAGTCTCCGAAAGCACTACAAAAGAAGATAGTACGCTCATGGTTCAAAGTTTTATTAACCGTTGGGCAACACAACAATTGTTAGTAGATGGTGCTTTGTTGAATTTAAGTGAAACAAAACAGGCTGAGTTTAGTAAATTAGTTGAGCAATATAAAAACGATTTATATACCAAAGCTTATATTGAAGCTTTAGTGAAAAAAAACTTAGACACAGCTGTAAACAAAGAAGAGGCAGAAGCCTATTATGAACAAAATAAAGAAGTGTTTAAATTAAATGAAGAACTCATTAAATTACGTTATGTTCATGTAGATGAAAATATTATTGATTTTCAGGATATTAAAACTAGGTTTCAAAGATTTAATAATGCAGATAAAAAACAATTAGATTCCATTGCTATACAATTTAAATCATATTCTTTAAATGATTCTATTTGGGTAAAAGTAAGTCAAGTTATAACTAAAATTCCTGCGGTTACTATAGAAAATAAAAATGAACTGTTAAAAAAATCTAATTTTATACAGCTCAAAGATTCATTAGGAGTATATTTGATGCAAATTAATGATGTGTTATTGCGTCAAGACACAGCGCCTTTGGAGTACGTAAAACCTACAATAAACCAAATAGTCATTAATAAAAGAAAATTGGAGCTTATCCGAGAGTTAGAAAAAGATATTACTAAAGATGCTATTAAAAATAAACAATTTGAAATATATAATTAA
- a CDS encoding foldase protein PrsA, with amino-acid sequence MLLKINNLKYIINLKQLVVFIATLLFVNVTIAQEIIEDEVKEEVKTVDSVGAFKAKKVDGVAAVVGDYIILDSDIDKAFVQLEASGVNTSDIPPCQLFGKLLEDKLYAHHAIQDSIIVSPAEVRNSVDYQIGEFLQQVNGDMDRLLKFYKKDDEASLREEMSEINKAQMLAQRMQAKIVEEVEVTPEEVREYFNKIPKDERPIFGTELKVAQIVAEPKISDEEKQKVIDRLKSFKADVIENGASFRSKVVLYGEDPGLKQSGYIYTLDRKKPKMVKEFRQVAFSLQEGEISEPFETDFGFHIIHLVKIRGQLYDVSHILIRPKVSDEAIAEAKERLNKIRQRIVDGDISFADAAREASDEKETKNDGGQLINPHTQDYNFELTRMDTELYSQIQNLKDNEVSLVLKEEDRIGTVKFKIIKVTDRIDEHEADYARDYLKIKEQAVKEKQLKAIEKWQAEKIMDTYIKISEAHRDCDFTSNWLKK; translated from the coding sequence ATGCTATTAAAAATAAACAATTTGAAATATATAATTAATTTGAAACAATTAGTCGTTTTTATCGCAACATTACTGTTTGTTAATGTTACTATTGCACAAGAAATTATTGAAGACGAAGTTAAGGAAGAGGTGAAAACAGTAGATAGTGTTGGTGCTTTCAAGGCTAAAAAGGTAGATGGTGTAGCAGCAGTTGTAGGTGATTATATCATTTTAGATTCTGATATAGATAAAGCTTTTGTGCAATTAGAGGCTTCAGGTGTTAATACTTCAGACATTCCACCTTGCCAATTGTTTGGGAAACTATTAGAAGATAAATTGTATGCTCACCATGCCATTCAAGACAGTATTATAGTGTCTCCTGCTGAAGTTAGAAATAGTGTTGATTATCAGATTGGTGAATTCTTACAGCAGGTAAATGGAGATATGGATAGGCTTTTAAAGTTTTATAAAAAGGATGATGAAGCCAGTTTGAGAGAAGAAATGTCTGAAATTAATAAAGCACAAATGCTGGCCCAAAGAATGCAAGCTAAAATTGTTGAAGAGGTTGAAGTTACACCCGAAGAAGTACGCGAGTATTTTAACAAAATACCTAAAGACGAACGGCCAATATTTGGAACAGAATTAAAAGTGGCTCAAATTGTAGCAGAACCAAAAATATCTGATGAAGAAAAACAAAAAGTCATTGATAGACTAAAAAGTTTTAAAGCAGATGTTATAGAAAATGGTGCTAGTTTTAGATCTAAAGTTGTTTTATATGGAGAGGATCCAGGCTTGAAACAATCAGGTTACATCTATACGCTTGATAGAAAAAAGCCAAAGATGGTGAAAGAATTCAGGCAAGTGGCATTTTCACTTCAAGAAGGTGAGATATCAGAACCTTTTGAAACTGATTTTGGTTTTCATATCATTCATTTGGTAAAGATACGAGGACAATTGTACGATGTGAGTCATATTCTTATTAGACCCAAAGTGTCAGATGAAGCTATAGCAGAAGCAAAAGAACGTCTTAATAAAATCAGACAGCGTATTGTTGATGGAGATATCTCTTTTGCGGATGCTGCTCGTGAAGCTAGTGATGAAAAAGAAACTAAAAACGATGGAGGGCAACTTATTAACCCACATACACAAGATTATAATTTTGAATTAACAAGAATGGATACAGAATTGTATTCTCAAATTCAAAATTTAAAAGATAATGAGGTTAGTCTTGTTTTAAAAGAAGAAGATAGAATTGGAACTGTAAAGTTTAAGATCATTAAAGTAACCGACAGGATTGATGAGCACGAAGCAGATTACGCTAGAGATTATCTAAAAATTAAAGAGCAGGCTGTTAAAGAAAAGCAACTAAAAGCCATAGAAAAATGGCAAGCCGAAAAAATCATGGACACTTATATTAAAATAAGTGAAGCTCATAGAGACTGCGATTTTACAAGTAATTGGTTGAAAAAATAA
- a CDS encoding AAA family ATPase gives MSDVAAIKQFVNKYKDLKSEIAKIIVGQDDVVNQILISVFSGGHALLIGVPGLAKTLMVNTIAQALGLDFKRIQFTPDLMPSDILGSEILDEDRHFKFIKGPIFSNIILADEINRTPPKTQAALLEAMQERSVTVAGHHYKLNLPYFVLATQNPIEQEGTYPLPEAQLDRFMFAINLDYPSFEEEVQVVKSTTTDNKEAVNALFSAKEIVGLQHLIRRIPVADNVIEYAVSMVGKTRPNGEKATDLVKQYIDWGAGPRASQNLILAAKTHAAINGKFSPDIENVQAVAHGILRHRIIKNYKAEAEGVSEEQIIKSLF, from the coding sequence ATGTCTGACGTAGCTGCTATAAAACAGTTTGTAAATAAATATAAAGATTTAAAGAGCGAGATTGCTAAAATTATTGTAGGGCAAGACGATGTTGTTAATCAAATATTGATTTCTGTTTTTTCTGGTGGACATGCTTTACTTATTGGTGTTCCTGGGTTGGCAAAAACCTTAATGGTAAATACCATTGCTCAAGCTTTAGGACTTGATTTTAAACGTATACAATTTACTCCAGATTTAATGCCAAGTGATATACTTGGTAGTGAAATTTTGGATGAAGACCGTCATTTTAAATTTATTAAAGGACCTATTTTTTCCAATATTATCTTAGCGGATGAAATTAACAGAACACCACCAAAAACCCAAGCGGCATTATTGGAAGCTATGCAGGAAAGATCGGTTACTGTTGCAGGACATCATTATAAATTAAACCTGCCATATTTTGTGTTAGCAACTCAAAATCCCATCGAACAAGAAGGTACCTATCCGTTACCAGAAGCTCAGTTAGATCGTTTTATGTTTGCTATTAATTTAGATTACCCATCTTTTGAGGAAGAGGTGCAGGTGGTAAAATCTACTACTACAGATAATAAAGAAGCTGTAAATGCTTTGTTTTCAGCTAAAGAGATTGTTGGTTTACAGCACCTAATCCGTCGTATTCCAGTTGCAGACAATGTCATTGAGTATGCCGTATCCATGGTTGGAAAAACAAGGCCCAATGGAGAAAAAGCAACAGATTTAGTAAAACAGTATATCGATTGGGGAGCTGGACCTAGAGCATCTCAAAATCTTATATTGGCAGCCAAAACACATGCTGCCATAAATGGAAAATTCTCTCCAGATATTGAAAATGTACAGGCTGTAGCTCATGGTATTTTAAGGCATAGAATCATTAAAAACTACAAAGCAGAAGCAGAGGGAGTTTCTGAAGAGCAAATTATTAAAAGCTTGTTTTAA